A stretch of the Streptomyces venezuelae genome encodes the following:
- a CDS encoding response regulator translates to MTGDREKDGSGGGRAVPAEAAVRVLVVEDDPVAAAAHALYVGRVPGFTAVGAVHSLAEASRVLERTPVDLLLLDLTLPDGHGLRFARGLRAAGYPADVIVVTSARDLAVVRESVSLGVVQYVLKPFAFPTLRERLLRYAEYRAAAGEAVGQDDVDRALAALRAPRPAALPKGLSAPTLDRVGALLRAAPDGLTSAGTAEAAGMSRITARRYLEHLVDTGRAVRAPRYGQVGRPELTYRWVPEAGAAGSVSNV, encoded by the coding sequence ATGACCGGCGACCGCGAGAAGGACGGCAGCGGCGGCGGCCGGGCGGTGCCCGCGGAGGCCGCGGTGCGGGTGCTCGTGGTCGAGGACGACCCCGTCGCCGCCGCCGCGCACGCCCTGTACGTCGGCCGGGTGCCGGGCTTCACGGCCGTCGGCGCCGTCCACTCACTGGCCGAGGCGTCCCGGGTGCTGGAGCGCACCCCGGTGGACCTGCTGCTGCTCGACCTCACCCTGCCCGACGGCCACGGGCTGCGCTTCGCGCGCGGCCTGCGGGCCGCCGGGTACCCGGCGGACGTGATCGTGGTGACCTCGGCCCGGGACCTCGCGGTGGTGCGCGAGAGCGTCTCGCTCGGCGTGGTCCAGTACGTACTGAAGCCCTTCGCCTTCCCCACCCTGCGCGAACGGCTGCTCCGCTACGCCGAGTACCGTGCCGCCGCGGGCGAGGCGGTCGGGCAGGACGATGTGGACCGCGCGCTGGCCGCCCTGCGCGCGCCCCGCCCGGCCGCTCTGCCCAAGGGGCTGAGCGCCCCCACCCTGGACCGGGTCGGCGCCCTGCTCAGGGCGGCCCCGGACGGGCTCACCTCGGCGGGGACCGCGGAGGCGGCGGGCATGTCGAGGATCACCGCCCGCCGCTACCTGGAGCATCTGGTCGACACCGGGCGCGCGGTACGCGCACCCCGGTACGGGCAGGTGGGCCGCCCGGAACTGACCTACCGCTGGGTGCCGGAGGCCGGCGCGGCCGGCTCGGTGTCGAACGTGTAG
- a CDS encoding sigma-70 family RNA polymerase sigma factor gives MSTEHGTAALTALVAAAREGDPRAQDELVSTHLPLVYNIVGRALGGSCDVDDVVQDTMLRALDGLGGLRAPESFRSWLVAITMNRVRAHWREREFGPSGLEGTEELADPGADFVDLTVVRLQLAGQRQETARATRWLEPDDRGLLSLWWLECAGELTRPEVAEALGLSPQHTAVRVQRMKAQLEAARVVVRTLDAVPPCPDLRPMLSAWDGRPSALWRKRIARHARDCVRCAGLWNGLVPAEGLLAGLALVPVSMALLSGVRSAAAGFAPAGTASYADPGTAAYSDPDAVGYADPNTLAYADPAAAGYAGPDTVAYGATPEAGYAVTGSPAGGHGTAEAGRHRAGDGRDGVRSTARKRRQNRRRAVGAAVVAACMASGGIWYLGTGPGDGEDEAASRTPASPLAVLTAPDASPSAASPSGSAAASPSASASASASPSTGTSASAQAGASGSPSASKTAGPAKTSAKAAPRPSSPLPAPPAPQGDAAQVVALVNKERAAAGCGPLKDDPQLRAAAQGHSDDMAARDFFSHTAPGGSDPGDRTTAAGYRWSTYGENIAKGQQTPEQVMDSWMNSSGHRANILNCSFKDIGVGIRKGSGGPWWTQNFGARM, from the coding sequence ATGAGCACAGAGCACGGCACGGCAGCACTCACGGCACTCGTCGCGGCAGCCCGCGAGGGTGACCCGCGGGCCCAGGACGAGCTCGTCAGCACCCATCTGCCCCTCGTCTACAACATCGTCGGGCGGGCCCTGGGCGGTTCCTGCGATGTGGACGACGTCGTCCAGGACACCATGCTGCGGGCGCTGGACGGGCTCGGCGGTCTGCGCGCCCCGGAGAGCTTCCGGTCCTGGCTGGTGGCGATCACCATGAACCGGGTCCGGGCGCACTGGCGGGAGCGGGAGTTCGGGCCGTCCGGCCTGGAGGGAACCGAGGAACTCGCCGACCCGGGCGCCGACTTCGTCGACCTCACCGTGGTACGGCTCCAGCTGGCCGGACAGCGGCAGGAGACCGCCCGGGCCACCCGCTGGCTGGAGCCGGACGACCGGGGACTGCTGTCGCTGTGGTGGCTGGAGTGCGCGGGCGAGCTGACCCGGCCGGAGGTCGCGGAGGCGCTGGGGCTGTCCCCGCAGCACACCGCGGTCCGGGTGCAGCGGATGAAGGCGCAGCTGGAGGCGGCCCGGGTGGTCGTACGGACGCTGGACGCGGTCCCGCCCTGCCCGGACCTGCGGCCGATGCTGTCGGCCTGGGACGGCCGGCCGTCGGCGCTGTGGCGCAAGCGGATAGCCCGGCATGCGCGGGACTGCGTGCGCTGCGCCGGCCTGTGGAACGGCCTGGTCCCGGCGGAGGGCCTGCTGGCGGGCCTGGCCCTGGTCCCGGTGTCGATGGCCCTGCTGTCGGGCGTACGCTCGGCCGCCGCCGGATTCGCCCCGGCGGGCACGGCGTCCTACGCCGATCCGGGTACGGCGGCCTACTCCGATCCGGACGCCGTGGGCTACGCCGACCCGAACACGCTCGCGTACGCCGATCCGGCCGCGGCCGGGTACGCCGGTCCGGACACGGTGGCGTACGGAGCCACGCCCGAGGCCGGGTACGCCGTCACCGGCAGCCCGGCCGGAGGCCACGGCACCGCCGAGGCCGGCCGGCACCGCGCGGGCGACGGCCGGGACGGCGTTCGGAGCACCGCCCGCAAGCGGCGGCAGAACCGGCGCCGGGCGGTCGGCGCGGCAGTGGTCGCGGCCTGCATGGCGAGCGGTGGCATCTGGTACCTCGGCACCGGGCCCGGGGACGGCGAGGACGAGGCCGCGTCGCGGACCCCCGCCTCCCCGCTCGCCGTGCTGACCGCTCCGGACGCCTCCCCCTCCGCGGCCTCGCCCTCCGGTTCCGCCGCCGCCTCGCCGTCCGCCTCCGCTTCTGCTTCCGCCTCGCCGTCCACCGGTACGAGCGCGTCCGCCCAGGCGGGCGCGTCCGGCAGCCCGAGCGCATCCAAGACCGCCGGCCCCGCCAAGACCTCCGCCAAGGCCGCCCCGCGCCCGTCCAGCCCTCTCCCGGCACCCCCCGCCCCGCAGGGCGATGCGGCCCAGGTGGTGGCCCTGGTCAACAAGGAGCGGGCGGCGGCCGGCTGCGGTCCGCTCAAGGACGACCCGCAGCTGCGGGCAGCCGCCCAGGGCCACTCCGACGACATGGCGGCCCGGGACTTCTTCTCGCACACCGCCCCGGGCGGCAGCGACCCCGGCGACCGCACCACCGCGGCCGGCTACCGCTGGTCCACGTACGGCGAGAACATCGCCAAGGGCCAGCAGACCCCGGAGCAGGTGATGGACTCCTGGATGAACAGCTCCGGGCACCGCGCCAACATCCTCAACTGCTCGTTCAAGGACATCGGCGTGGGCATCCGGAAGGGTTCCGGCGGCCCCTGGTGGACCCAGAACTTCGGCGCCAGGATGTGA
- the melC2 gene encoding tyrosinase MelC2 codes for MTVRKNQATLTAAEKKSFTNALLELKRTGVYDRFVTTHNGFITGDTDNGDRVGHRSPSFLPWHRRFLIEFEQELQKVDPAVALPYWDWTADRTSRSSLWAADFLGGTGRARDGQVMDGPFAYSTGKWDMRVQVDGRPYLRRALGSAVAQLPTKAEVDNVLAMPEYDMAPWNSASGGFRNHLEGWRGANLHNRVHVWVGGQMGTGVSPNDPVFWMHHAYVDKLWADWQARHPQSPYLPAAGTVNVVDLHDTMRPWGNVTPADMLDHRKFYTFDTEPAAPASGTQR; via the coding sequence ATGACCGTCCGCAAGAACCAGGCCACGCTGACGGCAGCGGAGAAGAAGAGCTTCACCAATGCCCTGCTGGAGCTCAAGCGGACCGGGGTCTACGACCGGTTCGTCACCACCCACAACGGGTTCATCACGGGCGACACCGACAACGGCGACCGGGTCGGCCACCGCTCCCCCTCCTTCCTCCCCTGGCACCGCCGCTTCCTGATCGAATTCGAGCAGGAGCTCCAGAAGGTGGACCCGGCGGTCGCCCTGCCCTACTGGGACTGGACCGCCGACCGCACCTCCCGCTCCTCGCTGTGGGCGGCCGACTTCCTCGGCGGCACCGGCCGCGCCCGCGACGGCCAGGTCATGGACGGGCCGTTCGCCTACTCCACCGGCAAGTGGGACATGAGGGTCCAGGTGGACGGGCGCCCGTACCTGCGCCGCGCGCTGGGCAGCGCGGTGGCCCAGCTGCCGACGAAGGCCGAGGTGGACAACGTCCTCGCCATGCCGGAGTACGACATGGCCCCGTGGAACAGCGCCTCCGGCGGCTTCCGCAACCACCTGGAGGGCTGGCGCGGCGCCAACCTGCACAACCGGGTGCACGTCTGGGTCGGCGGCCAGATGGGCACCGGGGTCTCGCCCAACGACCCGGTGTTCTGGATGCACCACGCCTACGTCGACAAACTGTGGGCGGACTGGCAGGCCCGGCACCCGCAGTCGCCGTACCTGCCGGCGGCCGGCACCGTGAACGTGGTGGACCTGCACGACACCATGCGGCCGTGGGGCAATGTCACCCCCGCCGACATGCTCGACCACCGGAAGTTCTACACGTTCGACACCGAGCCGGCCGCGCCGGCCTCCGGCACCCAGCGGTAG
- a CDS encoding tetratricopeptide repeat protein, which yields MPVLLVRGRRETGRARGWPAYLAAVGLGAGALALASLWTSGAWATGIGAAVTTLSGLAAERLRPAENPAAGRGALLRTPGGRIPRTGQLDRPEQAGAHPADPSPATGLSAGSAAFPVASGSTGSPASPAYIRRDAEPRLREALGRSGFVLVVGESTAGKTRLAYEVARMLYPRHAFVRPLNRAALPEALRTAARRRRAVLWLDDLEDFLGAEGLDAGRLTALLAGPPGRRVVIATLRSQEHRRYEAREESRLTGSDRDAWRAQREVLHLAAVVRLNRHWTPEERRRAAAQADDPRIGTALRAGERFGIAEVLAAGPELLASWHNAWAPGANPRGAALVAAAVDCRRAGLRRPVSRDWLRDLHPPYLTARGGGDLQPEPFPDAMAWACTAAYATSGLLIGNYTQGYTAFDYLLGDPGLAPVPDHLWQALLARVEPAEAYDMGLLAHQESRLARAAQALAKARRGRVPGADFLLAIAVGDAGRPRRAAADLAGVTHRREARLGPRHPDTLAARHQLAYFTGEAGDAPAAAERFAALAADTAAVLGPDHPDTLAARHQLAYFTGEAGYRAEAARQLTRLLADRLRVQGPDHAQVLATRRGLIWFEDRRPAETARSLDALLADALRSLGPDDPHTLAIRASQADLAARAGRTAEAAAAWESLAADRTRLLGADHPHALYARLEWARALAVGGRPAPARALLLGALAEAEAVLEPGHRHLRLARELLAGLRAAEPGRP from the coding sequence ATGCCGGTGTTGCTCGTACGGGGACGGCGGGAGACCGGTCGTGCGCGGGGCTGGCCGGCCTATCTCGCAGCGGTGGGATTGGGCGCGGGCGCGCTCGCCCTCGCCTCCCTGTGGACCTCCGGGGCCTGGGCCACCGGCATCGGGGCGGCCGTGACCACGCTGTCCGGGCTGGCCGCGGAACGGCTCCGCCCGGCCGAAAACCCCGCGGCCGGCCGCGGCGCGCTGCTGCGCACCCCCGGCGGCCGGATACCCCGGACCGGCCAACTCGACCGGCCGGAGCAGGCCGGCGCCCACCCTGCCGACCCGAGCCCGGCCACCGGCTTATCCGCCGGTTCCGCCGCGTTCCCCGTAGCCTCCGGCTCAACCGGCTCACCGGCCTCGCCCGCCTACATCCGGCGCGATGCCGAGCCCCGGCTACGCGAGGCCCTCGGCCGGTCCGGGTTCGTCCTCGTGGTGGGGGAGTCCACGGCCGGCAAGACCCGGCTCGCCTACGAGGTGGCCCGGATGCTGTACCCACGGCACGCCTTCGTCCGCCCGCTGAACCGGGCCGCCCTGCCCGAGGCGTTGCGCACCGCCGCGCGCCGTCGGCGAGCGGTGCTCTGGCTGGACGACCTGGAGGACTTCCTCGGCGCCGAAGGCCTGGACGCCGGCCGGCTGACCGCGCTGCTCGCCGGGCCGCCCGGCCGACGTGTGGTGATCGCCACCCTGCGCTCCCAGGAACACCGACGTTACGAGGCCCGCGAGGAGAGCCGGCTGACCGGCTCCGACCGGGACGCCTGGCGGGCCCAGCGGGAGGTGCTGCACCTGGCCGCCGTGGTACGGCTGAACCGGCACTGGACGCCGGAGGAGCGCCGCCGGGCCGCCGCCCAGGCCGACGACCCACGGATCGGCACCGCGCTGCGGGCCGGCGAACGCTTCGGGATCGCCGAAGTGCTCGCCGCAGGACCCGAGCTGCTCGCCTCCTGGCACAACGCCTGGGCGCCCGGCGCCAATCCGCGCGGCGCGGCGCTGGTGGCTGCGGCGGTGGACTGCCGGCGGGCCGGACTGCGCCGCCCGGTCAGCCGGGACTGGCTCCGCGACCTCCACCCGCCCTACCTCACCGCCCGCGGCGGCGGCGACCTCCAGCCGGAGCCCTTCCCGGACGCCATGGCCTGGGCCTGTACCGCCGCCTACGCCACCAGCGGCCTGCTGATCGGCAACTACACCCAGGGCTACACCGCCTTCGACTACCTGCTCGGGGACCCGGGCCTGGCTCCGGTGCCCGACCACCTGTGGCAGGCCCTGCTCGCCCGGGTGGAGCCGGCCGAGGCCTATGACATGGGCCTGCTCGCCCACCAGGAATCCCGGCTCGCCCGGGCCGCCCAGGCGCTGGCCAAGGCCCGCCGGGGCCGGGTGCCCGGAGCCGACTTCCTGCTCGCCATCGCGGTCGGCGACGCCGGCCGGCCGCGCCGTGCGGCGGCCGACCTGGCCGGGGTCACCCACCGCCGTGAGGCCCGGCTCGGCCCCCGGCACCCCGACACCCTGGCCGCCCGCCACCAACTGGCCTACTTCACCGGCGAGGCCGGGGACGCCCCCGCCGCCGCCGAGCGGTTCGCCGCCCTGGCCGCCGACACCGCCGCGGTCCTCGGCCCGGACCACCCCGACACCCTGGCGGCCCGCCACCAACTCGCGTACTTCACCGGCGAGGCCGGGTACCGGGCCGAGGCCGCCCGGCAGCTGACCCGGCTGCTCGCCGACCGGCTGCGGGTCCAGGGGCCGGACCACGCGCAGGTACTGGCCACCCGGCGCGGCCTGATCTGGTTCGAGGACCGGCGCCCGGCCGAGACGGCCCGCAGTCTGGACGCACTGCTCGCCGACGCCCTGCGCAGCCTCGGCCCCGACGACCCGCACACCCTGGCCATCCGGGCCAGCCAGGCGGACCTGGCTGCCCGGGCCGGCCGTACCGCGGAGGCTGCCGCCGCCTGGGAATCCCTCGCCGCCGACCGTACCCGGCTGCTCGGCGCCGACCACCCGCACGCCCTGTACGCGCGGCTGGAATGGGCCCGGGCGCTGGCCGTCGGAGGGCGGCCGGCACCGGCCCGTGCCCTGCTCCTCGGGGCCCTGGCGGAGGCCGAGGCCGTACTGGAGCCCGGCCACCGCCATCTCCGGCTGGCCCGGGAGCTGTTGGCCGGCCTCAGGGCAGCGGAGCCGGGGCGGCCATAG
- a CDS encoding DEAD/DEAH box helicase, whose translation MARKQLRPHQREAVDAVLRALELPPGGPLPAGGLRTQVIMATGSGKSLVAVRSAEELRAARVLVLVPSLDLLVQTGAAWREGGRSGRMAGVCSLRAEDAGFPTTTDPAELAALASRGGPADRLTVFATYASLGLGTLERAHRAGLPAWDLVVVDEAHRTSGRIGKPWAVVHDNRRIPAARRLYMTATPRVWRDPEGADGGEAGEGTGEPGGPGSGRGELVASMEDDPDGPFGARCHTLSLSEAIDRGICAPYRVVCVDVTDPGFQAAVLLGPDGRSDAVRGPRLAALQTALLKAAADQDFRRTLVFHHLTREAEAFAAGLPAVAARLRRSSRAVRPAYPRTVWADWLCGRHPAAHRRRVLDAFADPRVADRAFLGSVRVLGEGVDTRECDSVFWADVRGSMPDLVQAVGRALRIRPGEGKVASLVVPVLLGPGESPEAMLTSRAYGDLARLLEALRAHDSRLVEALAQPQAQSRTPKAVRESGSGAGGAGAGAGAGAGAGPGRVSAEAQALLAFSVPRDPALLAAFVRLRVLHPEREHWRRGVAAATVYRRLAGDLKVPFGFRAPTGRPGAPDAGGPGGPGGPGAEEWPAPLAGFPLGQWIADARRTYRRGGLGAERVASLDALGMVWSHFDVAFDEGLAAARAWAAEHGHLLPPADATWNGAPVGIWMKNNRAAARRGDFPVERREALDEIDASWCPAWDIAWQRAFHLTRALLAAGGPPPAGPGEAVVQGEDLGAWVRAQRLGWERLGWAQRWLLEHVLGLSPAAESERPEPRRSQAEKWAAQLAAARQFQAREQHLRVPRGHVERVGERDLRLGAWIANQRSRAATLPPERVRQLNALGMQWPTQRG comes from the coding sequence ATGGCGAGGAAGCAGCTCCGGCCGCACCAGCGGGAGGCCGTCGACGCGGTGCTCCGGGCCCTGGAGCTGCCGCCCGGCGGGCCGCTCCCGGCGGGCGGGCTGCGCACTCAGGTGATCATGGCCACCGGGTCCGGGAAGTCCCTGGTGGCCGTGCGGTCCGCCGAGGAACTGCGGGCCGCCCGGGTGCTGGTGCTCGTCCCGTCCCTCGATCTGCTGGTGCAGACCGGTGCCGCCTGGCGGGAGGGCGGCCGGTCCGGGCGGATGGCCGGGGTGTGCTCGCTGCGCGCCGAGGACGCGGGCTTCCCCACCACCACCGATCCGGCCGAACTGGCCGCACTGGCCTCCCGGGGCGGGCCGGCCGACCGGCTCACGGTCTTCGCCACGTACGCCTCGCTGGGACTGGGCACCCTGGAGCGGGCCCACCGGGCCGGGCTGCCGGCCTGGGACCTGGTGGTGGTGGACGAGGCGCACCGGACCTCGGGGCGGATCGGCAAGCCGTGGGCGGTGGTGCACGACAACCGCCGCATCCCGGCCGCCCGCCGGCTGTACATGACGGCGACGCCCCGGGTCTGGCGGGACCCCGAAGGCGCCGACGGCGGCGAGGCCGGTGAGGGCACCGGGGAGCCCGGCGGTCCGGGGTCCGGGCGGGGCGAGCTGGTCGCCTCGATGGAGGACGACCCGGACGGGCCGTTCGGCGCCCGCTGCCACACCCTGTCCCTGAGCGAGGCCATCGACCGGGGCATCTGTGCGCCGTACCGGGTCGTCTGCGTGGACGTCACCGACCCCGGCTTCCAGGCGGCCGTGCTGCTGGGCCCGGACGGCCGCTCGGACGCGGTGCGCGGCCCCCGGCTGGCCGCCCTGCAGACGGCCCTGCTGAAGGCGGCGGCCGACCAGGACTTCCGGCGGACCCTGGTCTTCCACCACCTCACCCGGGAGGCCGAGGCCTTTGCGGCCGGACTGCCGGCGGTCGCCGCGCGGCTGCGGCGGTCGAGCCGGGCGGTCCGGCCCGCCTACCCGCGGACGGTGTGGGCCGACTGGCTGTGCGGCCGGCATCCGGCGGCCCACCGGCGGCGGGTGCTGGACGCGTTCGCGGACCCGCGGGTGGCCGACCGGGCGTTCCTCGGGAGTGTGCGGGTGCTGGGTGAGGGGGTGGACACCCGGGAATGCGATTCCGTGTTCTGGGCGGACGTCCGCGGATCCATGCCCGATCTGGTGCAGGCGGTGGGGCGGGCGCTGCGGATCCGGCCGGGTGAGGGCAAGGTGGCTTCACTGGTGGTGCCGGTGCTGCTGGGCCCGGGCGAGTCTCCGGAGGCGATGCTGACCTCGCGGGCGTACGGGGATCTGGCCCGGCTGCTGGAGGCGCTGCGCGCGCACGACTCGCGGCTGGTGGAGGCGCTCGCCCAGCCGCAGGCGCAGAGCCGGACCCCCAAGGCGGTGCGGGAGTCGGGGTCGGGAGCCGGCGGCGCGGGCGCGGGTGCCGGTGCCGGTGCCGGTGCCGGGCCGGGCCGGGTCAGTGCGGAGGCGCAGGCCCTGCTGGCCTTCTCGGTACCGCGGGATCCGGCTCTGCTGGCGGCCTTCGTCCGGCTGCGGGTGCTGCATCCGGAGCGGGAGCACTGGCGGCGCGGGGTGGCGGCGGCGACCGTCTACCGGCGGCTGGCCGGGGACCTGAAGGTTCCGTTCGGCTTCCGGGCGCCCACGGGCAGGCCGGGCGCGCCGGATGCGGGTGGGCCGGGCGGCCCCGGCGGGCCCGGCGCGGAGGAGTGGCCGGCCCCGCTCGCCGGCTTCCCGCTCGGCCAGTGGATCGCCGACGCCCGGCGGACGTACCGGCGGGGCGGGCTCGGCGCGGAGCGGGTGGCCTCGCTGGATGCGCTCGGCATGGTGTGGAGCCATTTCGACGTGGCGTTCGACGAGGGGCTGGCCGCCGCCCGGGCCTGGGCGGCCGAACACGGTCATCTGCTGCCGCCGGCGGACGCCACCTGGAACGGGGCCCCGGTCGGGATCTGGATGAAGAACAACCGTGCCGCCGCCCGCCGCGGCGACTTCCCGGTGGAGCGCCGGGAGGCCCTGGACGAGATCGACGCATCCTGGTGCCCGGCCTGGGACATCGCCTGGCAGCGGGCCTTCCATCTGACCCGGGCCCTCCTCGCGGCGGGCGGCCCCCCGCCGGCCGGCCCGGGCGAGGCCGTGGTGCAGGGCGAGGACCTGGGCGCCTGGGTGCGCGCACAGCGGCTCGGCTGGGAGCGGCTGGGCTGGGCCCAGCGCTGGCTGCTGGAGCACGTCCTCGGGCTGTCGCCCGCAGCGGAGTCGGAGCGCCCGGAGCCGCGCCGCAGCCAGGCCGAGAAATGGGCGGCCCAACTGGCGGCGGCCCGGCAGTTCCAGGCGCGCGAGCAGCACCTGCGGGTGCCGCGGGGCCATGTGGAGCGGGTGGGCGAGCGGGACCTCCGGCTCGGCGCCTGGATCGCCAACCAGCGCTCCCGCGCCGCCACCCTCCCCCCTGAACGGGTCCGGCAACTGAACGCCCTCGGCATGCAGTGGCCGACCCAGCGCGGCTAG
- a CDS encoding glutamate decarboxylase, translating to MALHEMKDPRALDADADVFASPMSGRVLPKYRMPEDHTPAEVVYSLLRNELLLDGNAAQNLATFCTTWSDDEVRRLMDVCLDKNMIDKDEYPQTAEIEARCVNILADLWNAPPGTAATGCSTTGSSEAAMLGGLALKWRWRERRRAEGKPVDRPNLVCGPVQICWDKFARYFDVELRQVPVEPGATGLRPHQLAQYVDENTIGVVAILGVTYTCDYEPVAEIAAELDRIQAAHGWDVPIHVDAASGGFVAPFLHPDVVWDFRLPRVASVNTSGHKYGLAPLGVGWIVWRTADLLPEDLVFRVDYLGGNMPTFALNFSRPGGEIIAQYYLFLRLGHGGYRRVQQACAETAQYLAAQIAELGPFTLLYDGRGALPAVSYALTDPEGAGFSLYDLSDRLRMRGWQVPSYPLPADRDDTVIQRVLIRHGVTRDQIALLVEDMRRAIDHLTTTGPRGTGAEAPRQSGFHH from the coding sequence ATGGCACTTCATGAGATGAAGGATCCCCGCGCTCTGGACGCCGACGCGGACGTGTTCGCCTCCCCGATGAGCGGCCGGGTGCTCCCGAAGTACCGCATGCCCGAGGACCACACCCCCGCAGAGGTGGTCTACTCGCTGCTCCGCAACGAACTGCTGCTCGACGGCAACGCGGCGCAGAACCTCGCCACCTTCTGCACCACCTGGTCGGACGACGAGGTCCGCCGGCTGATGGACGTCTGCCTCGACAAGAACATGATCGACAAGGACGAGTACCCGCAGACCGCCGAGATCGAGGCCCGCTGTGTGAACATCCTGGCCGACCTGTGGAACGCCCCGCCCGGCACCGCGGCCACCGGCTGCTCCACCACCGGCTCCAGCGAAGCCGCCATGCTGGGCGGACTCGCCCTCAAATGGCGCTGGCGGGAACGGCGGCGCGCCGAGGGCAAGCCCGTGGACCGCCCCAACCTGGTCTGCGGCCCGGTGCAGATCTGCTGGGACAAGTTCGCCCGGTACTTCGACGTGGAACTCCGCCAGGTCCCGGTGGAGCCCGGCGCCACCGGGCTGCGCCCGCACCAGCTCGCCCAGTACGTGGACGAGAACACCATCGGAGTGGTGGCCATCCTCGGCGTCACCTACACCTGCGACTACGAACCGGTCGCCGAGATCGCGGCCGAACTCGACCGGATCCAGGCCGCCCACGGCTGGGACGTCCCCATCCACGTGGACGCGGCCAGCGGCGGCTTCGTCGCGCCCTTCCTCCACCCCGACGTGGTCTGGGACTTCCGCCTCCCCCGGGTCGCCTCCGTCAACACCTCCGGCCACAAGTACGGCCTCGCCCCTCTCGGGGTCGGCTGGATCGTCTGGCGCACCGCCGACCTGCTGCCTGAGGACCTGGTCTTCCGGGTCGACTACCTGGGCGGCAACATGCCCACCTTCGCCCTCAACTTCTCCCGTCCCGGCGGCGAGATCATCGCGCAGTACTACCTCTTCCTGCGGCTCGGCCACGGCGGCTACCGCCGGGTGCAGCAGGCCTGCGCCGAGACCGCCCAGTACCTGGCCGCGCAGATCGCCGAACTGGGGCCCTTCACCCTGCTGTACGACGGCCGGGGCGCCCTCCCCGCCGTCTCCTACGCCCTGACCGACCCGGAGGGCGCCGGGTTCAGCCTGTACGACCTCTCCGACCGGCTGCGGATGCGCGGCTGGCAGGTCCCCTCGTACCCGCTGCCCGCGGACCGCGACGACACGGTCATCCAGCGCGTGCTGATCCGGCACGGGGTGACCCGGGACCAGATCGCCCTGCTGGTCGAGGACATGCGCCGGGCCATCGACCACCTGACCACCACGGGCCCCCGCGGCACGGGCGCCGAAGCCCCGCGCCAGTCCGGCTTCCACCACTGA
- the melC1 gene encoding apotyrosinase chaperone MelC1, producing the protein MNMITRRRALGTSAATLTALGLATTAHAVTLGHTAPSSSPSPAPAPGATVAATPPGAVDEVYLGRRIQITPAATGGHGGHHGGHHSPDGPTVRIDGRELHVMRNADGTWISVVNHYETFPEVRALARAAVRELQGAALVPFGGAA; encoded by the coding sequence ATGAACATGATCACCAGACGTCGGGCACTCGGCACCTCGGCCGCCACCCTCACGGCCCTCGGCCTCGCCACGACGGCCCACGCCGTCACCCTCGGCCACACCGCACCCTCCTCCTCGCCCTCCCCGGCGCCCGCCCCCGGCGCCACCGTGGCCGCCACCCCGCCGGGTGCGGTCGACGAGGTCTACCTCGGCCGCCGGATACAGATCACGCCCGCCGCGACGGGCGGGCACGGCGGCCACCACGGCGGCCACCACTCCCCCGACGGTCCCACGGTCCGGATAGACGGACGCGAGCTGCACGTGATGCGCAACGCCGACGGCACCTGGATCAGCGTGGTCAACCACTACGAGACGTTCCCCGAGGTGCGCGCGCTGGCCCGGGCCGCGGTCCGCGAGCTCCAGGGTGCCGCCCTCGTCCCGTTCGGCGGTGCGGCATGA